One Trueperaceae bacterium DNA segment encodes these proteins:
- a CDS encoding 4Fe-4S binding protein: MAYIITEPCIGVKDASCVDVCPVECIYEADDQFYINPEECIDCGACVPACPVDAIFPEMDVPEEWESYIEKNTRLSGL; this comes from the coding sequence ATGGCCTACATCATCACTGAACCGTGCATCGGGGTTAAGGACGCCTCGTGCGTGGACGTCTGCCCCGTCGAGTGCATCTACGAGGCCGACGACCAGTTCTACATCAACCCGGAAGAGTGCATCGACTGTGGCGCGTGCGTGCCCGCCTGCCCGGTCGACGCCATCTTCCCCGAGATGGACGTCCCGGAAGAGTGGGAGTCCTACATAGAGAAGAACACGAGGCTCTCCGGCCTCTGA